In Candidatus Defluviibacterium haderslevense, the following are encoded in one genomic region:
- a CDS encoding TlpA family protein disulfide reductase encodes MKKIAIVFMVIIAVIACKKNNKILSFSERTSEIRTSVKKVIKGTDTTNFYDPALLIGAKIPIFEIASLDSTIFNNNSIYGKKAILHFWYRTCPNCMTELPGLIKFYDEFRNQNIEVLSFARDTKDELSEVIKSVPFNFPVLVNCGPLMDFTFEHMYGYPFILYVDEKGVITNYIRGESNETPSADGMYQQLKTMVQGNKK; translated from the coding sequence ATGAAAAAAATAGCTATTGTATTTATGGTGATTATTGCTGTTATAGCATGTAAAAAAAATAATAAAATATTATCTTTTTCAGAAAGAACTTCTGAAATAAGGACCAGTGTCAAAAAAGTCATTAAGGGAACCGACACGACCAATTTTTATGACCCTGCCTTATTAATAGGTGCTAAAATTCCAATATTTGAAATAGCATCTTTAGACAGCACCATCTTTAATAATAATTCTATATATGGAAAAAAAGCTATTCTCCATTTTTGGTATAGAACTTGTCCAAATTGTATGACAGAATTGCCAGGATTAATTAAATTTTATGATGAATTTAGAAATCAAAATATTGAAGTTCTTTCATTCGCCAGAGATACAAAAGATGAATTATCTGAAGTCATCAAAAGTGTACCATTTAATTTTCCAGTACTGGTAAATTGTGGACCATTAATGGATTTTACTTTTGAGCATATGTATGGATATCCATTTATTTTATATGTTGATGAAAAAGGCGTCATCACCAATTATATACGTGGTGAATCCAATGAAACACCATCGGCTGATGGAATGTATCAACAATTAAAAACAATGGTTCAAGGGAATAAAAAGTAA
- a CDS encoding VWA domain-containing protein — protein sequence MLSEDSRWRLVLGKTEDEDDAIELSSDDEAIDDLLSSLYTHGKTGGLGKSSHKIRKWMDGLRSYFPPGIVRIMQQDALERQGIKEMLLEPELLEQIEPDINMVATILQLQQLLPDKTKSVARTLVQKLVKELEKKLKPKLQFAVQSGLFSRSKPVHPTGSIIDWKKTIHRNIKNYQPDQLFIIPEVWYGYKQGYKINEIILLIDKSESMISSAIYASIIGSILASLKSVQTHIIFFDTAISDVTNQYHDPVDILFSVPMGGGTDIAYAMNYVHQKIKIPSKAILFLISDLDEGGSIKDLLSMTQLLLNQGLQIQCLLGLNDSGMAEYNHKVASEMANLKIPVFTCSPEEFPNLIAKELQRN from the coding sequence ATGCTTTCTGAAGATTCAAGATGGAGATTGGTACTTGGCAAAACAGAAGATGAAGATGATGCCATTGAATTGAGTTCGGATGATGAAGCAATAGATGATCTATTGTCATCTTTATATACTCATGGTAAAACGGGAGGATTAGGAAAATCTTCTCATAAAATTCGCAAATGGATGGATGGTCTAAGAAGCTATTTTCCTCCTGGCATTGTACGTATTATGCAACAAGATGCATTAGAACGTCAAGGTATCAAAGAAATGTTACTCGAACCAGAGTTATTGGAACAGATAGAGCCTGATATTAATATGGTTGCAACCATATTGCAGTTGCAACAATTATTGCCTGATAAAACCAAATCTGTAGCCAGAACATTGGTACAAAAATTAGTTAAGGAGCTTGAAAAAAAATTAAAACCCAAACTTCAATTTGCTGTCCAAAGCGGACTATTCTCAAGAAGCAAACCAGTTCACCCAACCGGATCCATTATTGATTGGAAAAAAACGATTCATAGGAATATAAAAAATTATCAACCCGATCAACTATTCATTATTCCAGAGGTCTGGTATGGATATAAACAAGGTTATAAAATAAATGAAATCATTCTACTTATTGATAAAAGTGAATCTATGATTTCTAGTGCAATATATGCTTCAATCATAGGATCTATTCTTGCTTCTCTTAAATCCGTACAAACACATATTATCTTTTTTGACACAGCCATTTCCGACGTGACCAATCAATATCATGACCCAGTGGATATTTTATTCAGTGTTCCAATGGGAGGTGGTACGGATATAGCTTATGCTATGAATTATGTCCATCAAAAAATCAAAATACCATCTAAAGCAATACTTTTTCTAATTAGTGATTTAGATGAAGGAGGATCTATAAAAGATCTGCTGAGTATGACCCAATTATTATTAAATCAAGGATTACAAATTCAATGCCTTTTAGGGTTAAATGATTCAGGAATGGCTGAATATAATCACAAGGTAGCATCAGAAATGGCGAATTTAAAAATTCCTGTGTTTACCTGTTCTCCTGAAGAATTTCCAAATCTAATTGCTAAGGAACTTCAACGAAATTAA